From the Paraflavitalea soli genome, the window GAGCCCGCAGCAAGCAATGATTTCCTCAGGAATTACCGGAAGTATGCCAGCATAGAAGGTATCTTTTATCCGGCAGATGCCGGGCGTACCAGGATGGACATCCGTACCTACAAGACCGGACGTGTATATTATGATGGCGATGACCAGGTAGTGGCCGTCATGAGCGATTATTTTGGAAAACCTATTCACATTGCCATCCAGGTGCAAAAAGAACGCATGCGCATGTGGGCCAACCAGGATAAAGTATTCGATGCCCCCAAAGCAGTATCACCCGGCTCCATCATGAATCAGCTGATGTTTGAAGCCCATACTTCCAGCTATAAGGAAGGGGAGTATGGCATGTTTCTGTCCAACCTTAAGGTGGCCAAAGGAATACACGATACCCGCCACAAACTGATAGAAGAAGGTAAATTTTCCACCACCGGGATCCTGTTTGATGTAAATGCCGATGTGATCAGGCCCGAATCCTATGGTGTGCTGAAAGACATCGCTGCTGTGTTGAAAGAGAATGCCGGGATCAAAGTAAAGATCATAGGGCACACTGACAGCGATGGCGATGACCAGAAGAACCTCCAATTATCGCAGAAAAGAGCAGCCGCTGTAGCCAAAGCATTGCAGGAAACCTTTGGCGTCGATGCTGCCAGCCTGCAAACAACAGGAAAAGGCGAATCGGTACCAGTAGGTGATAATAAGACCAAAGAAGGCAAGGCCCTCAACAGAAGGGTAGAGTTCATAAAAGTATAACTATAATATGTCCGCGTAACCTTCATCAAGAACTAATCATTTTTATTACAGTACAAAAGATAGCGACTTTACCCAATTGCCCAACAGGAAGACTGGTTTTAACATTGTCTAAACGAATGATGCGATCAGGATGGCAGCTAATACGGTACCTGCTTTTTTTTTAATGTGTGTATTGTCTGGAAAAATTAATCGCTGCGTTATAACACCATTCTTGCGCAGTATGCTAAAAAAATACTACTTTACTGCCATCATTCATTGTCGCCGGATTAAACCGGTCTCCTGTTTTTGATTCTACTCTTTGGAAGCCAGATCTGTACCCACACAGATGGTTGAAGGCATAGTCCCCCAATGCCCGGCCGCTTGCAGCTAATGACTTTAATGCTGTTTGATCCTGTTCAGCCAGACGAAACGCACAACCAGTTAACACTTACCAGGTGTCCTTACCTTCCTGTTTCAATGACCTACCAGTTGATCATATGATCGGCTGTTACAAACCCACTTGCACATGAGCAAACTATCTACGGAAAAGGAACTGATTCAACGATTTCAGCAGGGTGATGCGATGGCCTTTAACACCATTTACAATCGCTTCTATAGCACCCTGCGTTATTTCTCTCAACGGCTTACCTGCCAGAAGCGCGAAGCAGAAGACATTGCCGTTGAAACTTTTGTAAAACTATACCGCCTCTGCGGTAATTTTGAAAATGTGGCCAATATCAGGGCCTTCCTCTATGTCACAGCCCGCAACGCCTGTTATGATTACCTTTCATACTCCCACCGCAGGCCGGCCTATGAAAAAGAGCTCCATACCGATTTTGCTGAACAGGAAATTTATCCCTTAAAAGATGAAATAGATAATACCAATGCACTGAAAGCTATTTTTGAAGCAATAGAAAGACTGCCGGAAGAGTGTGGCAAGGTATTTAAATTAGCCTATGTTCAGGGATTTAAGACAACTGATATTGTCAGGCTCCTGGCCATTCCCGAACAAACCGTACGCAGCCACAGGCGCCGGTCTGTTAAATTACTGCGTATTGACCTTTTTGAGCAACGACTGCCCGAAGCTGCCCTGGCCTGCCGCAGTATAGTCAGAACAGGCGCCGTCAAACCCATGTCTATGCCAATGACTGATGAAGAAGCAGGGGGGAGGTCCATCGCTACAGCCGGCCCCGCCTGGTAAGGCATTCCAGGGAGTATAAATAACGGAGCCGGCGTAGGGTAGCAGATGGAATCATTGATTGTCTGGAATACAAACCAATCAGGCTTAACCAGAGATCCTATTCTTTTACCTGTAAAAACATTGTTGGGCGTACTCCTGGTTTACTTAAAACCGGGAATACAAATTCAGAATACGGGTACCGGGCCATGTAGCTATTGAATAGTAATTCATAAGGATACAGGTAGCCGCACACTTATACAGTAGCCGCTACCCTGGAAAAATGCCGGGAGGCATTTAGAAAAAAGAAACCGGTTATGAAATCCCCCAAACCGGTTCCAGGTGTGTTACAACGAAGTTGATGATCCGGACTCATTCACCTCCTGCAGGCAGGAGGGTCAAGTAT encodes:
- a CDS encoding OmpA family protein encodes the protein MKRILIMAMLLIPATVFCQGFMDRLKKKVINKAEQKAEQKVEKGVDKGFDKAEQAVKSGNKPADTAAAAKTPASTAPAAATPAQEVAPAAPALKSNSRFDFIPGEQIVYTESFDQEAIGELPTGWNTTGTGEVVTLNNFPGKWLQLHQRSFYLTSNEKEFGENYTVEFDLILQLKYNGHFYPYFSFGFLSTNGEPAASNDFLRNYRKYASIEGIFYPADAGRTRMDIRTYKTGRVYYDGDDQVVAVMSDYFGKPIHIAIQVQKERMRMWANQDKVFDAPKAVSPGSIMNQLMFEAHTSSYKEGEYGMFLSNLKVAKGIHDTRHKLIEEGKFSTTGILFDVNADVIRPESYGVLKDIAAVLKENAGIKVKIIGHTDSDGDDQKNLQLSQKRAAAVAKALQETFGVDAASLQTTGKGESVPVGDNKTKEGKALNRRVEFIKV
- a CDS encoding RNA polymerase sigma factor — encoded protein: MSKLSTEKELIQRFQQGDAMAFNTIYNRFYSTLRYFSQRLTCQKREAEDIAVETFVKLYRLCGNFENVANIRAFLYVTARNACYDYLSYSHRRPAYEKELHTDFAEQEIYPLKDEIDNTNALKAIFEAIERLPEECGKVFKLAYVQGFKTTDIVRLLAIPEQTVRSHRRRSVKLLRIDLFEQRLPEAALACRSIVRTGAVKPMSMPMTDEEAGGRSIATAGPAW